A section of the Oncorhynchus gorbuscha isolate QuinsamMale2020 ecotype Even-year linkage group LG04, OgorEven_v1.0, whole genome shotgun sequence genome encodes:
- the LOC124034485 gene encoding N-acylethanolamine-hydrolyzing acid amidase-like isoform X2: MLSTLLLLGLVVSCESDFVPAVVNVSLDDPPEVRWAPLFKVFDVDYLVKAGAEVIDATVPKWVHHAVTPVVEALEKYVPPPYAGEIRGMASYFRGSLSDVILLNFAYEISAFCTSIVAQDTSGHLYHGRNLDYPHDILRNLTINVLFLKNGTVAYRGTSFAGYVGLWTGQSPNKFTVSGDQRGEDHWWNWWKNWVSAFLLKRSPVSWLVRETLAEAADFQDAVMRLSKIPIITSVYYIVAGVKPGEGVVVTRDRKGPADIWPLEPLNGGWFRVETNFDHWLPPPAKDHRRDAANKALNATGQDNINMDTMYKVLSMNPVCNRITVFTTTMSAASPEKYNTEGCHSNE; this comes from the exons ATGTTGTCAACATTGCTCCTGCTTGGTCTGGTCGTTTCATGTGAGTCAGACTTCGTTCCAGCTGTGGTCAACGTCAGCTTGGATGATCCCCCAGAAGTGCGATGGGCGCCTCTATTTAAAGTTTTTGATGTCGACTACCTGGTGAAAGCAGGTGCTGAAGTGATTGA TGCCACTGTTCCAAAATGGGTGCATCATGCGGTAACTCCGGTTGTGGAGGCCTTGGAGAAGTATGTACCTCCTCCATACGCAGGGGAGATCAGAGGAATGGCCTCATATTTTCGAGGGAGCCTTTCCGATGTCATCCTTCTCAACTTTGCCTATGAAATATCAGC GTTTTGCACTAGTATTGTAGCTCAGGACACAAGTGGACATTTGTATCATGGCAGGAACCTTGACTACCCACATGATATACTCCGGAATCTCACCATCAATGTTCTCTTTCTCAAAAATGGAACG GTGGCTTATCGTGGTACGTCTTTTGCTGGCTATGTCGGGCTGTGGACCGGACAGAGTCCAAATAAATTCACAGTCTCTGGTGACCAGCGTG GTGAAGACCACTGGTGGAATTGGTGGAAGAACTGGGTCTCTGCTTTCCTGCTGAAAAGATCTCCAGTCAGCTGGCTGGTGAGAGAG ACGTTGGCGGAAGCAGCAGACTTTCAGGATGCTGTGATGCGGCTGTCCAAAATCCCAATCATCACAAGTGTGTACTACATCGTTGCCGGAGTAAAGCCTGGGGAAGGAGTGGTGGTTACCAGGGACAGGAAGGGCCCAGCTGATATCTGGCCTCTGGAACCCTTAAATGGAGG GTGGTTCAGAGTAGAGACCAACTTCGATCACTGGCTGCCGCCTCCTGCAAAAGATCATCGCAG AGATGCAGCCAACAAAGCATTAAATGCAACTGGTCAAGATAATATCAATATGGATACAATGTATAAG GTCCTGTCAATGAACCCAGTATGTAACAG GATTACTGTTTTCACAACAACAATGAGTGCAGCCAGCCCTGAGAAATACAACACAGAG GGCTGTCATAGCAATGAATAA
- the LOC124034486 gene encoding flavin reductase (NADPH)-like yields the protein MKIAVLGATGQTGQYLVNQALQQGHSVTAIVRNPGKLTVQHEKLKVVEGNIFSEASLKPHFQGQDAVISCLGFPASFLSGVTGYTLSMRAAVNAMREAKVNRIITMTSWYTDPNSGTQSSYLIRFLLLPMIRSVLSNMFEMEHFLKKTQDVNWTIVRPPGLKNLPATGKEFLTHEGYFVPDSNGVPVGSAVGRGDVARFMLFLLNTNVWFNKAVAITTKNE from the exons ATGAAGATAGCCGTGCTTGGAGCCACTGGACAGACGGGACAATATCTGGTGAACCAAGCTCTTCAGCAGGGACACTCTGTCACTGCCATTGTCAGGAACCCAGGGAAATTGACAGTGCAACATGAGAAATTAAAG GTGGTTGAGGGCAATATCTTCTCAGaagccagcctaaaacctcaCTTCCAAGGACAAGATGCAGTTATATCCTGCCTGGGGTTTCCTGCATCCTTTCTCTCCGGAGTCACTGGATACACCTTGTCTATGAGGGCCGCAGTAAATGCCATGAGAGAGGCCAAAGTGAACCGCATTATCACCATGACTTCATGGTACACTGACC CTAACTCTGGCACACAATCATCTTACCTCATCCGCTTCCTACTGCTGCCAATGATCCGAAGTGTCCTTAGCAATATGTTTGAGATGGAGCACTTTCTGAAGAAGACACAGGATGTTAACTGGACAATTGTCAGGCCGCCGGGTCTCAAGAATTTACCTGCCACAG GTAAAGAGTTCCTTACCCACGAGGGCTACTTTGTTCCTGACTCCAATGGCGTGCCTGTAGGAAGTGCTGTAGGAAGGGGTGATGTGGCTCGTTTCATGCTCTTCCTCCTCAACACCAATGTCTGGTTCAACAAAGCGGTTGCCATCACAACCAAAAATGAATGA
- the LOC124034485 gene encoding N-acylethanolamine-hydrolyzing acid amidase-like isoform X1: MLSTLLLLGLVVSCESDFVPAVVNVSLDDPPEVRWAPLFKVFDVDYLVKAGAEVIDATVPKWVHHAVTPVVEALEKYVPPPYAGEIRGMASYFRGSLSDVILLNFAYEISAFCTSIVAQDTSGHLYHGRNLDYPHDILRNLTINVLFLKNGTVAYRGTSFAGYVGLWTGQSPNKFTVSGDQRGEDHWWNWWKNWVSAFLLKRSPVSWLVRETLAEAADFQDAVMRLSKIPIITSVYYIVAGVKPGEGVVVTRDRKGPADIWPLEPLNGGWFRVETNFDHWLPPPAKDHRRDAANKALNATGQDNINMDTMYKVLSMNPVCNRITVFTTTMSAASPEKYNTEVRPEGCHSNE, from the exons ATGTTGTCAACATTGCTCCTGCTTGGTCTGGTCGTTTCATGTGAGTCAGACTTCGTTCCAGCTGTGGTCAACGTCAGCTTGGATGATCCCCCAGAAGTGCGATGGGCGCCTCTATTTAAAGTTTTTGATGTCGACTACCTGGTGAAAGCAGGTGCTGAAGTGATTGA TGCCACTGTTCCAAAATGGGTGCATCATGCGGTAACTCCGGTTGTGGAGGCCTTGGAGAAGTATGTACCTCCTCCATACGCAGGGGAGATCAGAGGAATGGCCTCATATTTTCGAGGGAGCCTTTCCGATGTCATCCTTCTCAACTTTGCCTATGAAATATCAGC GTTTTGCACTAGTATTGTAGCTCAGGACACAAGTGGACATTTGTATCATGGCAGGAACCTTGACTACCCACATGATATACTCCGGAATCTCACCATCAATGTTCTCTTTCTCAAAAATGGAACG GTGGCTTATCGTGGTACGTCTTTTGCTGGCTATGTCGGGCTGTGGACCGGACAGAGTCCAAATAAATTCACAGTCTCTGGTGACCAGCGTG GTGAAGACCACTGGTGGAATTGGTGGAAGAACTGGGTCTCTGCTTTCCTGCTGAAAAGATCTCCAGTCAGCTGGCTGGTGAGAGAG ACGTTGGCGGAAGCAGCAGACTTTCAGGATGCTGTGATGCGGCTGTCCAAAATCCCAATCATCACAAGTGTGTACTACATCGTTGCCGGAGTAAAGCCTGGGGAAGGAGTGGTGGTTACCAGGGACAGGAAGGGCCCAGCTGATATCTGGCCTCTGGAACCCTTAAATGGAGG GTGGTTCAGAGTAGAGACCAACTTCGATCACTGGCTGCCGCCTCCTGCAAAAGATCATCGCAG AGATGCAGCCAACAAAGCATTAAATGCAACTGGTCAAGATAATATCAATATGGATACAATGTATAAG GTCCTGTCAATGAACCCAGTATGTAACAG GATTACTGTTTTCACAACAACAATGAGTGCAGCCAGCCCTGAGAAATACAACACAGAGGTCAGACCAGAG GGCTGTCATAGCAATGAATAA